A DNA window from Plasmodium brasilianum strain Bolivian I chromosome 12, whole genome shotgun sequence contains the following coding sequences:
- a CDS encoding AP-1 complex subunit gamma, translated as MNFVKKKRLGRARDMSVKLRELIRSIRNCKTAAEERSVVAKECALIRTAFKEEDNIYRHRNVAKLLFINMLGYPTYFGQIECLKLIASNKFTFKRIGYLGLTILLDENTDILMLVTNSIKNDLRNSNQYINGLALCALGNIANSEMCSSLRHEIVEMMNINNPYIKKKAVMCAIRILKKTNDIEELFIEKISNLLDDRNHGVLSAGVTLMLTLIEKNPQYKHILRVYTSKIVKILKSCVMSGYSHGAEYDIYGINDPFLQVKILKLLKYLNCEGTGRSGNSNKQNRGSINNRNDECDKNQSSKNFTSDEFMTRQDVHAHTEGKVTNMEGTYHDVNSNINNNSNISDSYNSNRNNNISNNNISNNNNSNVSNSNVSNSNVSNSLYDMDEVNSVLAQVATNTDSLKNVGNAILYECVKTITYISSDPGLLVLAVNVLGKFLQNNDNNIRYVGLCTLQKLLKKDPKTLHIYRNTIIECLKDQDISIRKKALDVAFALITKDSLKVMIKELLNYLLVADMEIKSDIVSNICVAVNKYAPNVQYLLDTYIKLFCLAGNFIQDHIKDDFIYYLLQNPEFHSYVVFKIFFSIKENIDQYALIQVGIWCIGELGDILIQEKNIGPDEEVITVTHDDVFNLLEKIVKTYERNGIKELHNINIKDPIHNIIYNKSLNILEDNSNIGNNSNSNSNRNRSNNSNSNIHSSNNNIRISSCGGSANTNAFICCNINENANNDDNNIIMQYILMCLNKLTVRFPTQKNKIEKIIQRYKKNKCIEIQQRACEFHAFMNPQWDDIREDILLRIPPCTKKVNRRKNTNQEDVDPLYNDTVIDSSNKQNAPTDVPNDAQSNNSAYVDLLDLDDVLGIQSTVSKNDDPNNFRSTNCISNINNFSSSREHTTFLMKDNNIDMNKTSNPDSNLNINDSHFNKVDTLNISDTFKINNSPTKDNPTIDNIVSCDSIQKIENNSELVHKKNEDILADLFGSISIDQPKDNMQNGSSQNGNNSVNLLDDIQTVEHGDILNLNLIDDKSEKKKVLIQPMKIYDKNNIEMSFHFEKEDLDSENTIIKATYSNKSSSLISSFIFEAVVPNYVKMEILAASSRELLPFKENIIKQDLKIVNKLFKKKPVLMKVRISYTKNNENFQDFINIGNFPDAL; from the exons atgaattttgtaaaaaaaaagagattgGGAAGAGCACGTG ATATGTCAGTAAAACTTAGAGAACTTATTCGAAGCATTCGAAACTGCAAAACCGCGGCAGAGGAAAGATCAGTTGTTGCTAAGGAGTGCGCTCTGATTAGAACAGCTTTTAAGGAAGAGGACAATATTTATAGACACAGAAATGTAGCtaaattgttatttataaatatgctaGGATACCCTACATATTTTGGTCAGATAGAATGCTTAAAATTGATAGCTTCAAATAAATTTACGTTTAAAAGAATAGGATATTTAGGGTTAACCATTTTGTTAGATGAAAATACGGATATTTTAATGTTAGTAACAAACTCTATTAAGAATGATTTAAGAAATAGTAATCAGTATATTAATGGACTAGCTTTATGTGCATTAGGAAATATTGCGAATAGTGAAATGTGCTCTTCTTTAAGACATGAAATTGTTGAAATGATGAATATTAACAAtccatatattaaaaagaaagctGTTATGTGTGCAATAcgtatattaaagaaaacaAATGATATTGAAGAGTTATTCattgaaaaaattagtaatCTGTTAGATGATAGAAACCATGGGGTTTTAAGTGCAGGTGTAACATTAATGTTAacattaatagaaaaaaatccACAGTATAAACATATCTTAAGAGTATATACTAGTAAAATtgtgaaaattttaaaaagttgtGTCATGTCAGGTTATTCACATGGAGCtgaatatgatatatatggTATTAATGATCCTTTTCTTCaagtgaaaattttaaaattgttaaaatatttgaattgTGAGGGTACAGGACGTAGTGGTAATTCCAATAAGCAGAACAGAGGATCTATAAATAACAGAAATGATGAATGTGACAAAAATCAGTCGAGTAAGAATTTCACATCTGATGAATTCATGACAAGACAGGACGTGCATGCACACACGGAGGGGAAGGTTACAAACATGGAGGGTACATATCATGACgttaatagtaatataaataataatagtaatattagtgatagttataatagtaataggaataataatattagtaataataatattagtaataataataatagtaatgttagtaatagtaatgttagtaatagtaatgttAGTAATAGTTTATACGATATGGACGAAGTGAATTCAGTGTTAGCGCAAGTAGCAACAAACACCGATTCTTTGAAAAACGTTGGTAACGCAATATTGTACGAATGTGTTAAAACTATTACGTACATTTCGTCAGATCCTGGTTTGTTAGTACTAGCTGTAAATGTGCTaggaaaatttttacaaaataatgaCAACAATATAAGGTATGTTGGATTATGTACTTTAcagaaattattaaaaaaggatcCAAAAacattacacatatatagaaatacTATAATAGAATGTCTAAAAGATCAAGATATAAGTATAAGGAAAAAAGCATTAGATGTTGCCTTTGCACTTATAACAAAAGATTCATTAAAAGTTATGATTAAAGAATTGTTAAATTACTTACTAGTTGCTgatatggaaataaaaagtgatattgtttctaatatatgtgtagctgtaaataaatatgcaccTAATGTGCAGTATTTGTtggatacatatataaaactatTTTGTCTAGCTGGAAATTTTATACAAGATCATATTAAAGAcgattttatttattacctATTACAAAATCCAGAGTTCCACTCATATGtcgtttttaaaatatttttttcaataaaagaaaatatagatCAATATGCATTAATACAAGTTGGCATATGGTGTATTGGTGAATTAGGAGACATATTAATACAAGAAAAGAATATCGGACCCGATGAAGAAGTTATTACCGTAACTCATGATgatgtatttaatttattagaaaaaattgtaaagaCGTATGAACGAAACGGAATTAAAGAActtcataatattaatataaaagacCCAAtccataatattatatataataaatctCTGAACATCTTAGAGGATAATTCTAACATCGGTAATAACAGcaacagtaacagtaataggAACAGaagtaataacagtaatagtaatattcatagcagtaataataatattcgTATTAGTAGCTGCGGTGGGAGTGCTAACACAAATGCCTTCATATGTTGTAATATTAACGAAAATGCAAATAACGACGataacaatattattatgcaGTATATATTGATGTGCTTAAATAAGTTGACTGTAAGATTTCCaactcaaaaaaataaaatagaaaaaattatacaaagatataaaaaaaataaatgtatagaAATACAACAAAGAGCTTGTGAATTTCATGCATTCATGAATCCACAGTGGGATGATATTAGGGAAGACATCCTATTACGTATACCTCCATGTACTAAAAAAGTTAACAGAAGGAAAAATACAAATCAAGAAGATGTAGATCCATTATATAATGATACAGTCATTGATAGTtctaataaacaaaatgcgCCTACTGATGTACCGAATGATGCTCAGTCTAATAATAGTGCCTACGTCGACTTACTAGATCTTGATGATGTTCTGGGAATACAAAGTACCGTTAGCAAAAATGATGATCCAAACAATTTTAGAAGCACAAACTGTATTAGTAACATTAACAATTTTAGCAGCAGCAGGGAACATACTACTTTTCTCATGAAGGATAACAATATAGATATGAATAAGACATCCAATCCAGATAGTAACCTGAACATAAATGATTCACATTTTAACAAGGTAGACACATTAAATATTAGTGATACgttcaaaataaataactctCCTACAAAGGATAATCCTACCATAGATAATATTGTCTCGTGTGACTCTATTCAAAAAATTGAGAATAATTCTGAACttgtgcataaaaaaaatgaagatattTTGGCAGACCTTTTCGGAAGCATTTCAATTGATCAGCCCAAAGATAATATGCAAAATGGCTCAAGCCAAAACG GCAATAACTCCGTAAACCTTTTGGACGATATACAAACTGTGGAGCACGGCGATATTCTAAAC CTAAACTTAATTGATGACAAAtcagagaaaaagaaagttcTAATACAACCAATGAAAATATacgataaaaataatattgagATGAGCTTTCACTTTGAAAAGGAAGACTTAGACTCAGAAAACACCATTATCAAAGCTACCTATTCTAATAAATCAAGCTCGTTAATATCGTCCTTCATCTTTGAG gcCGTTGTTCCCAATTACGTGAAGATGGAAATATTGGCAGCATCCTCCAGAGAACTGCTGccttttaaagaaaatataattaaacaagATTTGAAAATTGTTAATAAGCTCTTTAAAAAGAAACCTGTACTTATGAAAGTTAGGATATCATATACCAAGAACAACGAGAATTTTCAGgatttcattaatataggCAATTTTCCGGATgctttataa
- a CDS encoding hemolysin III: MRDLGNYFNVNYSKKKFADVKKYFSKVDIFDVTGTTSIDDDRISSFLNSKNLSENDRKIVELYREKKISKVILIKYMERYETTILRGKIHLILVLLSPIWMFYMLYLSKTITAKIFTSISAICIFFNFFASFLLHNFEWKPNLFFLIEKIDHIGIFLMISGSCLPVPGLLFNKMKLFVYLTLQLFSVLFGSLFICRSCFSSGNRITRACTYIIAGFLHAVFIKDYFVCLLTNEIIFLILLAILYVVGAIIYSIKKPNIISGG; the protein is encoded by the coding sequence atgagagaTTTAGGGAATTACTTCAACGTAAACTAcagtaaaaagaaatttgcAGAtgtcaaaaaatatttcagcAAAGTAGACATATTTGATGTAACTGGCACAACGAGTATAGACGATGATAGAATTAgctcttttttaaattcaaaaaatttatctgAAAATGATAGGAAAATAGTAGAATTATATcgtgaaaagaaaataagtaaggtcatattaattaaatatatggaaCGATATGAAACCACCATACTTAGAGGTAAAATACATCTaatattagtattattatcCCCTATATGGAtgttttatatgttatatttatccAAGACGATAAcagcaaaaatatttacatccATCTCAGCAATAtgtatcttttttaatttctttgcCTCCTTTTTACTTCATAATTTCGAATGGAAAcccaatttattttttttaattgaaaaaattgatCATATAGGAATCTTTTTAATGATTAGTGGTTCATGTTTGCCAGTACCTGgcttattatttaataagatgaaactatttgtttatttgacTCTTCAATTATTTTCTGTACTATTTGGAAGTCTGTTTATTTGTCGTAGTTGTTTCTCATCTGGAAATAGAATTACAAGGGcatgtacttatataataGCAGGATTCTTACATGCAGTTTTTATTAAAGACTATTTTGTTTGTCTACTAAcgaatgaaattattttcttaatcCTTCTTGCTATATTATATGTTGTCGGGGCTATCATATATTCTATTAAGAAGCCAAATATAATTTCAGGTGGGTAA
- a CDS encoding methyltransferase, translating to MNKGDLPDTSNDENEKIKILFKEVKECLKKIDKEHSKIMNLFCGNEKRELLRSSFPFKNQKNTFSLFHRACEEEQFDWHQKWYGVKHIFTELDIKNDAKILNVGCGTSKFSEEMLDSGYTDITNIDASSACIKKMKEIYKDKPNLKYMLMNVCDMKEFKNAEFDLIIDKACLDSIVCSEDSLKYIEEMLSEVSRILKSEGTFVVISHAQPTYRLGYLQKQDYKWNVTIKTVKRPMLGIVNFRSLPLPS from the exons ATGAATAAAGGGGACCTACCAGATACTTccaatgatgaaaatgaaaaaattaaaattcttttcAAAGAA GTAAAAGAGTGCTTAAAGAAGATCGATAAAGAACACAGCAAAATAATGAACTTGTTTTGTGGTAATGAaaa GAGAGAATTATTAAGATCCTCTTTCCCTTTTAAAAATCAAAAGAAtactttttccctttttcacCGGGCATG tGAAGAAGAGCAGTTCGATTGGCACCAAAAATGGTATGGAGTAAAGCATATTTTCACAGAGCTGgacataaaaaatgatgcaaaaattttaaatgttgGATGTGGAACCTCAA AATTTAGCGAAGAAATGCTTGATAGTGGCTATACCGATATAACCAACATAGACGCATCCTCTGcgtgcataaaaaaaatgaaagaaatatataaagataaaccaaatttaaaat ACATGTTAATGAACGTCTGTGATATGAAGGAATTTAAAAATGCAGAATTTGATTTAATTATAGACAAAGCATGTTTAGATTCTATAGTATGCTCAGAGGACTCTTTAAAGTACATTGAAGAGATGTTGTCGGAAGTATCAAGGATTTtaaa ATCTGAAGGTACTTTTGTAGTTATTTCTCATGCCCAACCAACTTATCGATTAGGGTATTTACAAAAACAAGATTATAAGTGGAACGTCACGATCAAAACAGTTAAACGACCCATGTTAGGGATTGTGA acTTTCGATCATTACCATTACCAAGTTAA
- a CDS encoding protein tyrosine phosphatase, producing the protein MIQILPFLYMGRRYDIENVEGLKACNIKALVICCTYFEYPDHKVPNGYANLRINLEDMGLERISSYFEESNNFIHSHISQEQAVLISCCQGVSRSSTISIAYLMGKQNFFLNEAFSFIMQKKNICPNIGFIEQLCEYEKILKNKITFSSKKYINWFTSDMCGNNAITDFSIDCKKK; encoded by the exons atgattcAAATATTACCATTTTTGTATATGGGAAGAAGGTATGATATAGAAAATGTTGAAGGACTTAAAGCATGTAATATAAAGGCATTAGTAATATGTTGTACTTATTTTGAATACCCAGATCATAAGGTACCAAATGGATATGCAAATTTACGGATTAATCTTGAAGATATGGGATTGGAACGAATTTCCTCATACTTTGAAGAGTCGAATAACTTTATTCATTCACACATTTCGCAAGAACAAGCTGTCCTCATTTCGTGCTg ccAAGGCGTAAGTAGGTCCTCGACGATATCCATAGCGTATTTAATGGGAAAACAG AACTTTTTTCTTAATGAAGCATTTAGTTTTATAATGCAGAAGAAGAATATATGTCCAAATATCGGATTTATTGAACAGTTATGTGAATATGAaaagattttaaaaaataaaattactttCTCCTCAAAAAAGTACATCAACTGGTTCACATCCGATATGTGTGGAAATAATGCAATTACAGACTTCAGTATtgattgtaaaaaaaaataa